A window from Bufo bufo chromosome 1, aBufBuf1.1, whole genome shotgun sequence encodes these proteins:
- the ARHGEF10L gene encoding rho guanine nucleotide exchange factor 10-like protein isoform X2, with translation MVESSSVSTRDATSCSPSPGPQSVKPSRPAMYAESHTSSMALRLGLGRGMVRPSRWFRKSLPKKHLSESDLSTDESTSSGDSEEEEMGFMEVSGLELDMTAPPSELGPMPEGLSAQQVLRRHILSSIMQSERSYVESLQRVLQDYRNPLLEMEPKLLSARKCQLVFSRVKEILHCHSVFQIALSSRVAEWDSSEKIGDLFVASFSKSMVLDVYSDYVNNFTNAMTLIKKACLTKPAFLEFLKKKQAASLDRVTLYGLMVKPIQRFPQFILLLQDMLKNTPRGHPDRLSLQLALTELETLAEKLNEQKRLADQVAEIQQLCKSINDRSTLYKSLSSDQHQLLLCETLTEMVYGEKGQLLKSKERKLFLLNDVLVCANINFKGQPDIGNLVPLGPRYVLKWNTPLTQLQVAEFGQEGNAYEKEATGGQQSVSKKQSPSAGQNKVSLGSPRLYQELQDIKKDLDVVEHITQLISTLHGSYQNLNMTVAQDWCLGLQRLIRLKEEEIQSANKCHLRLQLQMPRKSDKSGRPMSIMALFLTPNPLSKISWVNRLHLAKIALREENLPGWLCPEEEKKMKIPFWSPTMVCRLPAFSTKASDLQLGGAIHTPVQNSLLGLSSVSTSLPQGYLWVGGGQEDGPGQIQIFSLNHTSPRMLKAFPLPSRVLCVENVCGKVNDEGCENEEDYVSAPVQPAVCVGLQDGSIMVYSSVDTGSTCLMALRSPDLQPVLCLRHSPSHLCAGLQDGTLALYPQNQGGLWDPENPSTVRVGTSPVRALLALDDCLWASCRNRVTVLETDPLKAQSFEAIQDEGVSVTHMIRAGGGVWMAFSEGSSIRLFHTETLELLQEINISTRTLLLPGQKNPRVTSLLICQGLLWVGTHLGILITLPVPKLEGIPKITGKGMVSLNGHCGPVQFLTVAWSTMAPQALRTEQGSSEDVRESDGATEARDASDGQSQDPTPNNLPPSRLKGILLQYRLRGTSHLPGHHLSAREGSRSDNASLETTEEDGSIYEMTDDPDVWFRSRPCAKDTNRKEVTSVVIISGGPGYRNFSPFHANVQGGGETDSSLLMWQLPLIL, from the exons ATGGTGGAAAGCTCCAGTGTCAGCACCCGGGACGCcacctcctgctctccctcccctgGTCCTCAATCAGTGAAGCCCTCACGCCCGGCCATGTACGCCGAGTCCCACACCAGTAGCATGGCCCTGAGGCTCGGCCTGGGCCGGGGGATGGTCAGACCCAGCAGGTGGTTCCGGAAGTCGCTTCCTAAAAAGCACCTGTCAGAGAGCGACCTCAGTACAGACGAGAGCACCTCCTCGG GAGACtccgaggaggaggagatggggtTCATGGAGGTGAGCGGTCTGGAGCTGGACATGACCGCCCCGCCATCAGAGCTGGGGCCGATGCCAGAGGGGCTCAGTGCCCAGCAG GTCCTGCGGCGTCACATCCTGTCCTCCATCATGCAGAGCGAGCGGAGTTACGTGGAGTCCTTGCAGCGTGTTTTACAG gaTTACCGCAACCCCCTGCTGGAGATGGAGCCCAAACTGCTGAGCGCCCGGAAGTGTCAGCTGGTCTTCTCCCGGGTGAAGGAGATCCTGCACTGCCATTCCGTCTTCCAGATCGCGCTGTCCTCCCGCGTCGCAGAATGGGACTCCTCGGAGAAGATCGGGGACCTGTTCGTGGCCTCC TTCTCCAAGTCCATGGTGCTCGATGTCTACAGCGACTACGTCAACAACTTCACCAACGCCATGACTCTAATCAAGAAGGCCTGTCTCACCAAGCCGGCCTTCCTGGAGTTCCTGAAG AAGAAGCAGGCGGCCAGTCTGGACAGGGTGACCCTCTACGGGCTGATGGTGAAACCCATCCAGCGCTTTCCTCAGTTCATTCTACTTTTGCAG GACATGTTAAAGAACACACCGCGGGGTCACCCGGACCGCCTGTCCCTTCAGCTGGCGCTCACAGAACTGGAAACCCTGGCGGAGAAGCTCAACGAGCAGAAACGACTTGCAGACCAAGTGGCCGAGATCCAGCAGCTGTGCAAGAGTATAAATGACCGCAGCACCCTGTACAAG AGTCTGAGCTCAGATCAGCACCAGCTCCTCCTGTGTGAGACTCTCACCGAGATGGTGTACGGTGAGAAGGGGCAGCTGCTGAAATCCAAGGAGCGCAAGCTATTCCTGCTCAATGACGTCCTAGTATGCGCCAACATCAACTTCAA GGGACAGCCGGATATTGGGAACCTTGTTCCTCTCGGGCCTCGCTATGTGCTAAAGTGGAACACGCCGTTAACCCAGCTCCAAGTGGCGGAATTTGGACAGGAAGGAAATGCATATGAAAAAGAAGCCACCGGGGGGCAGCAGTCCGTCAGCAAGAAGCAGTCGCCCTCTGCAGGACAAA ATAAAGTGTCTCTGGGCTCCCCGCGCCTCTACCAGGAACTGCAGGACATTAAGAAAGACCTGGACGTGGTGGAGCACATCACGCAGCTCATCAGCACCCTGCACGGCTCCTATCAG AATCTGAACATGACGGTGGCTCAGGATTGGTGTTTAGGTTTACAGAGACTCATCCGGCTGAAAGAAGAGGAGATTCAGTCGGCTAATAAATGTCATCTGCGTCTCCAGCTCCAAATGCCAAGAAAATCTGACAA GTCTGGCCGTCCAATGAGTATCATGGCGCTTTTTCTCACCCCTAATCCCTTGAGCAAGATTTCCTGGGTGAACCGATTGCACTTGGCCAAAATCGCTCTCA GAGAGGAAAACCTTCCGGGTTGGCTGTGTCCCGAGgaggagaaaaaaatgaaaattccatTCTGGTCTCCAACTATGGTTTGTCGCCTCCCTGCCTTCTCCACAAAAGCCTCCGACTTACAG ctaGGTGGCGCTATTCACACTCCGGTACAGAACTCCCTTCTGGGCTTGTCCTCTGTCAGCACCTCGCTGCCTCAGGGATACTTATGG GTTGGCGGGGGTCAGGAGGATGGTCCCGGTCAGATCCAGATCTTCTCCTTGAACCATACCTCTCCACGGATGCTGAAGGCCTTCCCGCTGCCGTCTCGCGTGCTGTGTGTGGAGAACGTGTGCGGTAAAGTGAATGATGAGGGCTGCGAGAATGAGGAGGACTACGTGTCTGCTCCGGTGCAGCCGGCCGTGTGCGTGGGGCTCCAGGATGGCAG TATAATGGTGTACAGCAGCGTGGACACTGGCTCCACCTGTCTGATGGCGCTAAGGAGTCCTGACCTGCAGCCCGTTCTCTGTCTCCGTCATAGCCCCAGTCACCTGTGTGCAGGACTGCAAGATGGCACTTTAGCACTGTACCCCCAAAACCAAG GTGGTCTTTGGGACCCTGAAAACCCTTCCACTGTGCGTGTTGGTACCAGCCCGGTCCGGGCTTTGTTGGCCCTTGATGATTGCTTGTGGGCAAGCTGCCGGAACCGGGTGACTGTGTTGGAAACGGATCCTCTGAAAGCACAG AGTTTTGAGGCCATACAAGACGAGGGGGTGAGCGTTACCCACATGATCCGAGCTGGCGGGGGGGTGTGGATGGCGTTTTCCGAGGGTTCATCTATTCGCCTCTTCCACACGGAGACTCTGGAACTATTGCAAGAAATTAATATTTCCACCCGGACTCTGCTGCTGCCAG GACAGAAGAATCCTCGGGTCACCAGCCTGCTGATATGCCAGGGGTTACTGTGGGTGGGCACTCACCTGGGCATTCTCATCACCCTACCTGTGCCAAAGCTGGAGGGAATCCCCAAAATCACAG GGAAAGGGATGGTCTCTCTCAACGGACATTGCGGGCCGGTGCAGTTCCTCACTGTGGCCTGGAGCACCATGGCTCCCCAAGCCCTTAGGACAGAGCAGGGATCATCAGAAGATGTACGGGAAAGTGATGGGGCAACAGAAGCGAGAGACGCTTCAGATGGTCAGTCCCAGGACCCCACTCCTAATAACCTCCCCCCTTCACGCCTGAAAGGGATCCTTCTCCAGTACCGGCTGCGCGGCACCTCTCACCTCCCCGGCCACCACCTCTCAGCCAGGGAAGGTTCCAGATCGGACAACGCTTCCCTAGAAACCACCGAGGAAGACGGCTCTATATACGAGATGACAGATGATCCCGACGTGTGGTTCAGAAGCCGACCTTGTGCCAAGGACACTAATCGTAAGGAGGTCACCTCAGTGGTGATTATATCAGGAGGACCCGGTTACCGGAACTTCAGTCCTTTCCACGCCAACGTCCAGGGCGGTGGTGAAACGGACAGCTCTCTGCTCATGTGGCAGCTGCCTCTCATCCTATAG
- the ARHGEF10L gene encoding rho guanine nucleotide exchange factor 10-like protein isoform X3, with the protein MTQLMRAARSGTKDGLEKTRIAVMRKVTFLQRKETTGDSEEEEMGFMEVSGLELDMTAPPSELGPMPEGLSAQQVLRRHILSSIMQSERSYVESLQRVLQDYRNPLLEMEPKLLSARKCQLVFSRVKEILHCHSVFQIALSSRVAEWDSSEKIGDLFVASFSKSMVLDVYSDYVNNFTNAMTLIKKACLTKPAFLEFLKKKQAASLDRVTLYGLMVKPIQRFPQFILLLQDMLKNTPRGHPDRLSLQLALTELETLAEKLNEQKRLADQVAEIQQLCKSINDRSTLYKSLSSDQHQLLLCETLTEMVYGEKGQLLKSKERKLFLLNDVLVCANINFKGQPDIGNLVPLGPRYVLKWNTPLTQLQVAEFGQEGNAYEKEATGGQQSVSKKQSPSAGQNKVSLGSPRLYQELQDIKKDLDVVEHITQLISTLHGSYQNLNMTVAQDWCLGLQRLIRLKEEEIQSANKCHLRLQLQMPRKSDKSGRPMSIMALFLTPNPLSKISWVNRLHLAKIALREENLPGWLCPEEEKKMKIPFWSPTMVCRLPAFSTKASDLQLGGAIHTPVQNSLLGLSSVSTSLPQGYLWVGGGQEDGPGQIQIFSLNHTSPRMLKAFPLPSRVLCVENVCGKVNDEGCENEEDYVSAPVQPAVCVGLQDGSIMVYSSVDTGSTCLMALRSPDLQPVLCLRHSPSHLCAGLQDGTLALYPQNQGGLWDPENPSTVRVGTSPVRALLALDDCLWASCRNRVTVLETDPLKAQSFEAIQDEGVSVTHMIRAGGGVWMAFSEGSSIRLFHTETLELLQEINISTRTLLLPGQKNPRVTSLLICQGLLWVGTHLGILITLPVPKLEGIPKITGKGMVSLNGHCGPVQFLTVAWSTMAPQALRTEQGSSEDVRESDGATEARDASDGQSQDPTPNNLPPSRLKGILLQYRLRGTSHLPGHHLSAREGSRSDNASLETTEEDGSIYEMTDDPDVWFRSRPCAKDTNRKEVTSVVIISGGPGYRNFSPFHANVQGGGETDSSLLMWQLPLIL; encoded by the exons ATGACGCAGTTGATGAGAGCAGCTCGTAGCGGCACTAAGGACGGACTGGAGAAGACGCGGATCGCCGTCATGCGCAAAGTCACCTTCCTACAGCGCAAAGAGACAACTG GAGACtccgaggaggaggagatggggtTCATGGAGGTGAGCGGTCTGGAGCTGGACATGACCGCCCCGCCATCAGAGCTGGGGCCGATGCCAGAGGGGCTCAGTGCCCAGCAG GTCCTGCGGCGTCACATCCTGTCCTCCATCATGCAGAGCGAGCGGAGTTACGTGGAGTCCTTGCAGCGTGTTTTACAG gaTTACCGCAACCCCCTGCTGGAGATGGAGCCCAAACTGCTGAGCGCCCGGAAGTGTCAGCTGGTCTTCTCCCGGGTGAAGGAGATCCTGCACTGCCATTCCGTCTTCCAGATCGCGCTGTCCTCCCGCGTCGCAGAATGGGACTCCTCGGAGAAGATCGGGGACCTGTTCGTGGCCTCC TTCTCCAAGTCCATGGTGCTCGATGTCTACAGCGACTACGTCAACAACTTCACCAACGCCATGACTCTAATCAAGAAGGCCTGTCTCACCAAGCCGGCCTTCCTGGAGTTCCTGAAG AAGAAGCAGGCGGCCAGTCTGGACAGGGTGACCCTCTACGGGCTGATGGTGAAACCCATCCAGCGCTTTCCTCAGTTCATTCTACTTTTGCAG GACATGTTAAAGAACACACCGCGGGGTCACCCGGACCGCCTGTCCCTTCAGCTGGCGCTCACAGAACTGGAAACCCTGGCGGAGAAGCTCAACGAGCAGAAACGACTTGCAGACCAAGTGGCCGAGATCCAGCAGCTGTGCAAGAGTATAAATGACCGCAGCACCCTGTACAAG AGTCTGAGCTCAGATCAGCACCAGCTCCTCCTGTGTGAGACTCTCACCGAGATGGTGTACGGTGAGAAGGGGCAGCTGCTGAAATCCAAGGAGCGCAAGCTATTCCTGCTCAATGACGTCCTAGTATGCGCCAACATCAACTTCAA GGGACAGCCGGATATTGGGAACCTTGTTCCTCTCGGGCCTCGCTATGTGCTAAAGTGGAACACGCCGTTAACCCAGCTCCAAGTGGCGGAATTTGGACAGGAAGGAAATGCATATGAAAAAGAAGCCACCGGGGGGCAGCAGTCCGTCAGCAAGAAGCAGTCGCCCTCTGCAGGACAAA ATAAAGTGTCTCTGGGCTCCCCGCGCCTCTACCAGGAACTGCAGGACATTAAGAAAGACCTGGACGTGGTGGAGCACATCACGCAGCTCATCAGCACCCTGCACGGCTCCTATCAG AATCTGAACATGACGGTGGCTCAGGATTGGTGTTTAGGTTTACAGAGACTCATCCGGCTGAAAGAAGAGGAGATTCAGTCGGCTAATAAATGTCATCTGCGTCTCCAGCTCCAAATGCCAAGAAAATCTGACAA GTCTGGCCGTCCAATGAGTATCATGGCGCTTTTTCTCACCCCTAATCCCTTGAGCAAGATTTCCTGGGTGAACCGATTGCACTTGGCCAAAATCGCTCTCA GAGAGGAAAACCTTCCGGGTTGGCTGTGTCCCGAGgaggagaaaaaaatgaaaattccatTCTGGTCTCCAACTATGGTTTGTCGCCTCCCTGCCTTCTCCACAAAAGCCTCCGACTTACAG ctaGGTGGCGCTATTCACACTCCGGTACAGAACTCCCTTCTGGGCTTGTCCTCTGTCAGCACCTCGCTGCCTCAGGGATACTTATGG GTTGGCGGGGGTCAGGAGGATGGTCCCGGTCAGATCCAGATCTTCTCCTTGAACCATACCTCTCCACGGATGCTGAAGGCCTTCCCGCTGCCGTCTCGCGTGCTGTGTGTGGAGAACGTGTGCGGTAAAGTGAATGATGAGGGCTGCGAGAATGAGGAGGACTACGTGTCTGCTCCGGTGCAGCCGGCCGTGTGCGTGGGGCTCCAGGATGGCAG TATAATGGTGTACAGCAGCGTGGACACTGGCTCCACCTGTCTGATGGCGCTAAGGAGTCCTGACCTGCAGCCCGTTCTCTGTCTCCGTCATAGCCCCAGTCACCTGTGTGCAGGACTGCAAGATGGCACTTTAGCACTGTACCCCCAAAACCAAG GTGGTCTTTGGGACCCTGAAAACCCTTCCACTGTGCGTGTTGGTACCAGCCCGGTCCGGGCTTTGTTGGCCCTTGATGATTGCTTGTGGGCAAGCTGCCGGAACCGGGTGACTGTGTTGGAAACGGATCCTCTGAAAGCACAG AGTTTTGAGGCCATACAAGACGAGGGGGTGAGCGTTACCCACATGATCCGAGCTGGCGGGGGGGTGTGGATGGCGTTTTCCGAGGGTTCATCTATTCGCCTCTTCCACACGGAGACTCTGGAACTATTGCAAGAAATTAATATTTCCACCCGGACTCTGCTGCTGCCAG GACAGAAGAATCCTCGGGTCACCAGCCTGCTGATATGCCAGGGGTTACTGTGGGTGGGCACTCACCTGGGCATTCTCATCACCCTACCTGTGCCAAAGCTGGAGGGAATCCCCAAAATCACAG GGAAAGGGATGGTCTCTCTCAACGGACATTGCGGGCCGGTGCAGTTCCTCACTGTGGCCTGGAGCACCATGGCTCCCCAAGCCCTTAGGACAGAGCAGGGATCATCAGAAGATGTACGGGAAAGTGATGGGGCAACAGAAGCGAGAGACGCTTCAGATGGTCAGTCCCAGGACCCCACTCCTAATAACCTCCCCCCTTCACGCCTGAAAGGGATCCTTCTCCAGTACCGGCTGCGCGGCACCTCTCACCTCCCCGGCCACCACCTCTCAGCCAGGGAAGGTTCCAGATCGGACAACGCTTCCCTAGAAACCACCGAGGAAGACGGCTCTATATACGAGATGACAGATGATCCCGACGTGTGGTTCAGAAGCCGACCTTGTGCCAAGGACACTAATCGTAAGGAGGTCACCTCAGTGGTGATTATATCAGGAGGACCCGGTTACCGGAACTTCAGTCCTTTCCACGCCAACGTCCAGGGCGGTGGTGAAACGGACAGCTCTCTGCTCATGTGGCAGCTGCCTCTCATCCTATAG